A window of the Fuscovulum sp. genome harbors these coding sequences:
- a CDS encoding ABC transporter permease yields MPGIDSNAVEPTKDELRGLSPLRKALRLAPTYGLVILMLGLILLFSVLLPTTFPTLLNLRSILSDKAIIALLALAAMIPMVAGRIDLTVGYGIVLWHILAISLQTMYGLPWPFAVGIVLVLGVITGALNGLLVEVARIDSFIATLGTGTVLYALALWHTGGRQMVGALPDAFYAINGTFVFGLPITAFYVLVITVTLWIILEYTPTGRYLYAIGANQRAAELNGIPTRKFVIGAFVTSGALTALAGVLLASKLRIGQASVGLEFLLPALVGAFLGSTTIKPGRVNVWGTIVGVMILAVGISGIQQFGGSFWVEPLFNGTTLLIAIGIAGYAQRKKGAKSK; encoded by the coding sequence ATGCCCGGAATAGATTCCAACGCTGTCGAGCCGACCAAGGACGAACTTCGCGGCCTTTCGCCCCTGCGCAAGGCGCTGCGGCTGGCGCCAACCTATGGGCTTGTGATCCTGATGCTGGGTCTGATCCTGCTGTTTTCGGTGCTTTTGCCGACGACATTTCCGACGCTGCTGAACCTGCGGTCGATTTTGAGCGACAAGGCGATCATTGCGCTGCTGGCGCTGGCGGCGATGATCCCGATGGTGGCAGGGCGGATTGACCTGACGGTGGGCTATGGGATCGTGCTTTGGCACATTCTGGCGATCAGCCTGCAGACGATGTATGGCCTGCCTTGGCCGTTCGCTGTTGGGATCGTGCTGGTGCTGGGCGTGATTACGGGCGCGCTGAACGGCCTTCTGGTTGAAGTGGCGCGGATCGACAGCTTTATCGCCACGCTTGGCACCGGGACGGTTCTTTATGCGCTGGCTCTGTGGCACACGGGTGGGCGGCAGATGGTTGGCGCATTGCCGGACGCGTTCTATGCCATCAACGGCACCTTTGTTTTTGGCCTGCCGATCACGGCGTTCTATGTGCTGGTGATCACCGTCACGCTTTGGATCATCCTCGAATACACGCCGACGGGGCGCTACCTTTATGCCATCGGGGCGAACCAGCGCGCGGCCGAGCTGAACGGCATTCCGACACGGAAATTCGTGATTGGCGCCTTTGTCACCTCTGGCGCGCTCACTGCGCTGGCGGGGGTATTGCTCGCGTCAAAGCTGCGGATCGGGCAGGCGTCGGTGGGGTTGGAGTTCCTGCTGCCTGCGCTTGTCGGGGCCTTTCTTGGATCGACCACCATCAAGCCGGGTCGCGTCAACGTCTGGGGAACCATCGTTGGTGTGATGATCCTGGCGGTTGGCATTTCCGGCATCCAGCAGTTCGGCGGAAGTTTCTGGGTCGAACCCTTGTTCAACGGAACCACGCTTCTGATTGCGATCGGCATTGCCGGGTATGCGCAACGGAAGAAGGGGGCAAAATCGAAATGA
- a CDS encoding iron-containing alcohol dehydrogenase — protein MPPFAIAMPQRILFGRGEASKAPALIRAFGPRGLIVHGASPARAQWLIEGLHAAGAETMAIVCDREPTLMMLETAMATARRFRPDWVTSIGGGAALDLGKALAALIPAPGGAMDHLEVVGKALPLSVPPLPFIALPTTSGTGAEATKNAVIGLPDHGRKVSLREDRMLARLAIIDPALTDHTPRATTLASGLDAITQVIEPYVSSKATPFTDALTAPAIPQGLTALKRLMEAEDAQARDALAYVSLTGGIALANSGLGAVHGLAGVIGGVAPAPHGAICGALLAPILRLNRTHAVGEVAHRLDTVFAHIAATYGGRPEDAPETLAAWARATGLPGLTAQGLPPALHRQTAEAALSSSSMKGNPVKLTVNELIDALNAAAGA, from the coding sequence ATGCCCCCCTTTGCCATCGCCATGCCGCAACGCATCCTCTTCGGCCGGGGCGAGGCCAGCAAGGCCCCCGCCCTCATCCGCGCCTTCGGTCCGCGCGGCCTGATCGTGCATGGCGCAAGCCCCGCCCGCGCGCAATGGCTGATCGAAGGCCTGCACGCTGCCGGGGCCGAAACCATGGCCATCGTCTGCGACCGCGAACCCACGCTGATGATGCTGGAAACTGCCATGGCCACGGCCCGCCGCTTTCGCCCCGACTGGGTCACCTCCATCGGCGGCGGCGCAGCGCTCGACCTCGGCAAAGCGCTGGCCGCGCTGATCCCCGCCCCGGGCGGCGCGATGGACCATCTTGAGGTGGTGGGCAAAGCCCTGCCCCTTTCCGTACCACCGCTGCCCTTCATCGCCCTGCCCACGACATCCGGCACGGGGGCCGAGGCGACCAAGAACGCCGTCATCGGCCTGCCAGATCATGGCCGCAAAGTCTCGCTCCGCGAAGACCGGATGCTCGCCCGCCTCGCCATCATCGACCCGGCGCTCACCGACCACACCCCCCGCGCCACGACCCTCGCCTCCGGCCTCGACGCGATCACTCAGGTGATCGAACCCTACGTCTCGTCCAAGGCCACGCCCTTCACCGACGCCCTCACCGCCCCCGCCATCCCGCAAGGCCTCACCGCCCTCAAGCGCCTGATGGAAGCCGAAGACGCTCAGGCCCGCGATGCCCTCGCCTATGTCTCCCTCACCGGCGGTATCGCGCTTGCCAATTCTGGCCTCGGGGCAGTCCATGGCCTCGCAGGCGTCATCGGCGGTGTCGCCCCCGCCCCGCATGGCGCGATCTGCGGCGCACTTCTTGCCCCCATCCTCCGCCTCAACCGCACCCATGCTGTGGGCGAGGTTGCGCACCGCCTCGACACCGTCTTCGCCCATATCGCAGCCACTTATGGCGGTCGCCCCGAGGACGCCCCCGAAACCCTCGCCGCCTGGGCGCGCGCAACCGGCCTGCCGGGCCTCACCGCCCAAGGTCTTCCCCCCGCCCTACACCGGCAAACAGCCGAAGCCGCCCTCTCCTCCTCGTCGATGAAAGGCAACCCCGTCAAATTGACGGTCAATGAACTCATCGATGCGTTGAACGCTGCGGCTGGCGCCTAG
- a CDS encoding substrate-binding domain-containing protein — translation MSGLLAGTILAATGLTAFAQEAFDGPTTGPKAAEGKTIVVLAGDMKNGGILGVTTGIEEAAAKIGWEVKVLDGAGSVQSRSAAVGQALALGPDGIVINGFDAAEQQAALEGVVAAGIPMVSWHSGPKIGCDAPGGIFANVSTDAMDVSVKAAEWALQDGGGKPGVVIFTDSTYTIAILKAAKLKEVIEAGGGTVLQWVDTPIAETSARMGPLTTTLLQQHGAAWTHSLAINDLYFDFMGPSLAAAGIDGKGSPKAGSAGDGSEAAFQRIRSGQYQAVTVAEPLNLQGWQLVDELNRAISGEACSGYITAPALVTEEGLANTEGNTFDPDNGYREAYAAIWGK, via the coding sequence ATGAGCGGATTGCTTGCGGGCACCATTCTGGCGGCCACAGGTTTGACCGCCTTTGCGCAAGAGGCTTTTGACGGGCCGACCACCGGCCCCAAGGCGGCAGAGGGCAAGACGATTGTCGTTCTTGCCGGAGACATGAAGAACGGTGGCATCCTTGGCGTCACCACCGGCATCGAAGAGGCCGCAGCGAAGATCGGCTGGGAGGTCAAGGTTCTGGACGGCGCAGGTTCCGTTCAAAGCCGGTCGGCCGCCGTCGGGCAGGCGCTGGCGCTTGGCCCGGATGGGATCGTGATCAACGGCTTTGACGCGGCCGAGCAGCAGGCCGCACTCGAAGGCGTGGTGGCGGCGGGTATCCCGATGGTGTCATGGCATTCCGGGCCGAAGATCGGGTGTGATGCGCCCGGCGGGATCTTTGCCAACGTGTCCACCGATGCGATGGATGTGTCGGTCAAGGCTGCCGAATGGGCCCTGCAAGACGGTGGCGGCAAGCCCGGCGTCGTGATCTTTACCGACAGCACCTATACCATTGCCATCCTGAAGGCGGCGAAGCTGAAGGAAGTGATCGAAGCAGGTGGCGGCACGGTGCTGCAATGGGTGGATACGCCCATCGCTGAAACCTCGGCCCGGATGGGCCCGCTGACCACCACGCTTTTGCAGCAGCATGGCGCGGCATGGACACATTCGCTGGCGATCAACGATCTGTATTTCGATTTCATGGGACCGTCGCTTGCGGCTGCCGGGATCGACGGCAAGGGCTCGCCGAAGGCGGGGTCTGCCGGTGACGGGTCGGAAGCCGCCTTCCAGCGCATCCGTTCGGGCCAGTATCAGGCCGTGACGGTGGCAGAACCCTTGAACTTGCAGGGTTGGCAGTTGGTGGACGAGTTGAACCGCGCCATTTCGGGTGAGGCCTGCTCCGGCTATATCACCGCACCTGCGCTGGTGACGGAAGAGGGTCTGGCCAATACGGAAGGCAATACCTTTGATCCCGACAATGGCTATCGCGAGGCCTATGCTGCGATCTGGGGCAAGTGA